A single genomic interval of Arachis duranensis cultivar V14167 chromosome 7, aradu.V14167.gnm2.J7QH, whole genome shotgun sequence harbors:
- the LOC107458138 gene encoding uncharacterized protein LOC107458138: MSSKSNPSNIILQSPPNILVMSQKNKKKKKKLNMFLVHDEEHLSRQVSSNEGYYHDVGESASVPFVWESQPGTPKVVRFRETSFPPLTPPPSYNYQNATPKNPLFTNGKNNKNSSKSTSLFKALLFPKKRNNNNNKGCVVVPPSPESPNSWSHSLSSSSSSLSWRPTSYSVPNSPMVRHPRKSGGTTQNEDLYYVNDSSLCFGNARSRWCSSSMFKKVLLGDVM; the protein is encoded by the coding sequence atgtCATCAAAATCAAACCCTTCAAACATTATTCTCCAAAGTCCTCCCAATATCCTTGTTATGagtcaaaagaacaagaagaagaagaagaagcttaaCATGTTCCTTGTTCATGATGAGGAACACTTATCAAGACAAGTATCATCAAATGAAGGTTATTACCATGATGTTGGTGAATCAGCATCGGTTCCATTTGTTTGGGAATCTCAACCAGGTACTCCTAAGGTTGTTAGATTCAGAGAAACCTCTTTTCCTCCTCTCACCCCTCCACCTTCTTATAATTACCAAAATGCCACTCCAAAAAACCCATTATTTACCAAtggcaagaataataaaaactcTTCAAAGTCTACTAGTCTTTTTAAAGCTTTATTATTTCCCAAGAAacgtaataataataacaacaaaggGTGTGTTGTTGTTCCTCCATCGCCAGAATCTCCTAATTCTTGGTCACACTCGTTGTCGTCGTCGTCTTCTTCTTTGTCATGGCGGCCAACATCGTACTCCGTGCCGAATTCTCCTATGGTACGACATCCTAGGAAGAGTGGTGGTACTACACAAAATGAAGATCTTTATTATGTGAATGATTCTAGTTTGTGTTTTGGAAATGCTAGATCAAGATGGTGTTCCTCGTCTATGTTCAAGAAGGTATTGCTTGGAGATGTTatgtaa